A single window of Leishmania infantum JPCM5 genome chromosome 35 DNA harbors:
- the KMP11-2 gene encoding kinetoplastid membrane protein-11 — protein MATTYEEFSAKLDRLDEEFNRKMQEQNAKFFADKPDESTLSPEMKEHYEKFERMIKEHTEKFNKKMHEHSEHFKQKFAELLEQQKAAQYPSK, from the coding sequence ATGGCCACCACGTACGAGGAGTTTTCGGCGAAGCTGGACCGCCTGGATGAGGAGTTCAACAGGAAGATGCAGGAGCAGAACGCCAAGTTCTTTGCGGACAAGCCGGATGAGTCGACGCTGTCGCCCGAGATGAAGGAGCACTACGAGAAGTTCGAGCGCATGATCAAGGAACACACAGAGAAGTTCAACAAGAAGATGCACGAGCACTCGGAGCACTTCAAGCAGAAGTTCGCcgagctgctcgagcagcagaaggCTGCGCAGTACCCGTCCAAGTAA